The Lycium ferocissimum isolate CSIRO_LF1 chromosome 1, AGI_CSIRO_Lferr_CH_V1, whole genome shotgun sequence genome includes a region encoding these proteins:
- the LOC132057118 gene encoding putative late blight resistance protein homolog R1B-12 codes for MVGFETETEMLIEQLVTGPRELDVISIFGMPGLGKTTLAKKLYDHEAISNRFDIHMWCCSSQSYDNRALLFQLLGHISELDDSTKKMSNDELAEKLYKHLKRKRYLVVVDDVWSSEAWDDIKRPFPDDDKGSRIILTTRLESIASYAMISSSPHHLRLFTEEESWMLLKEKVFREGDSPQELEGIGKQIAIKCGGLPLAVVLVAGLLAKHDHKEVIYWEEVAESLKSEMKDYMDIVEPSYKDLPIHLQKCFLYFASFLEDQKVPVKKLIRLWIAENFVETCTTSSSLELVAMDYLIDLISRNLVMVAKTDSLGEVKAVHIHDLIHEFSRMKAKSGNFLLRIHNQFVIIFPSSQGRSGLLNIVEPTIGVSSGENITTLRFSPSVNSPLVDLDLTGSWKHLRVLDLSSVNLCKTLVYALQYLIHLKYLELQYPDYIPYQICNLKELETFIVTGIYRKDCIPNSIWDMTSLETSAFNLSIYVATIRGS; via the exons ATGGTCGGTTTTGAAACAGAGACTGAAATGCTGATAGAGCAACTTGTGACAGGACCTCGGGAATTAGATGTGATCTCAATTTTTGGAATGCCAGGACTAGGCAAAACAACTTTGGCTAAGAAATTGTATGATCATGAAGCAATTTCCAATCGCTTCGATATTCACATGTGGTGTTGTTCTTCCCAATCTTATGATAATAGAGCTCTCTTGTTTCAATTATTGGGTCATATTTCTGAGCTTGATGATAGTACCAAAAAAATGAGTAATGATGAACTAGCTGAGAAGCTATACAAACATTTGAAGAGAAAGAGGTACCTTGTTGTTGTGGATGACGTGTGGAGTTCTGAGGCATGGGATGATATAAAGAGACCTTTTCCAGATGATGATAAGGGAAGTAGGATTATTTTGACAACCAGACTTGAATCGATCGCTTCATATGCCATGATCTCATCGAGTCCTCATCACCTTCGTTTGTTCACAGAAGAAGAGAGCTGGATGTTACTGAAGGAGAAGGTATTTAGAGAAGGTGATTCTCCCCAAGAACTCGAGGGGATAGGTAAGCAAATAGCGATAAAGTGTGGAGGATTACCCCTAGCAGTTGTATTGGTAGCTGGTCTTCTTGCAAAACACGATCACAAGGAAGTAATTTACTGGGAAGAAGTAGCTGAAAGTTTGAAATCAGAAATGAAAGATTACATGGACATAGTTGAACCGAGTTACAAGGACTTACCCATTCATTTGCAAAAATGCTTTCTCTACTTTGCTTCATTTCTGGAGGACCAGAAAGTTCCAGTCAAAAAACTGATAAGACTATGGATCGCGGAAAATTTTGTTGAAACCTGTACTACATCGAGCAGCTTAGAGTTGGTTGCGAtggattatttgattgatttaaTTAGCAGGAACCTAGTAATGGTAGCAAAAACAGATTCCTTAGGGGAGGTCAAAGCcgtccatattcatgatttaaTACACGAATTCAGTCGGATGAAAGCTAAAAGTGGAAACTTTTTGCTGAGGATACATAATCAGTT TGTGATtatatttccatcttcccaAGGGAGGTCTGGACTTCTGAATATCGTAGAACCAACTATTGGAGTTAGTTCTGGAGAAAATATCACCACATTACGTTTCAGTCCCAGTGTAAATTCTCCTTTGGTTGATTTAGATTTGACTGGATCCTGGAAGCACCTGAGAGTATTAGATTTGAGTTCCGTAAACCTGTGTAAGACACTTGTATATGCATTACAATATCTGATTCATTTGAAGTATTTGGAGCTGCAGTATCCTGATTACATTCCGTATCAAATATGCAACCTAAAGGAGCTAGAGACATTTATAGTGACCGGAATCTATCGTAAAGACTGCATTCCAAATTCCATTTGGGATATGACAAGCTTGGAGACATCTGCATTTAACTTGTCTATATACGTGGCAACTATTAGAGGATCTTGA
- the LOC132030533 gene encoding peptidyl-prolyl cis-trans isomerase FKBP13, chloroplastic-like, which yields MNSVPFSIGTYIPTKHNTLKSLCIKNSQTTTNPIPHFTKLKETVSPLPCLFTRKEALTALGLGFSATFLESNIEATAAEEAIATECEFTVSNSGLAYCDKVVGYGPEAVKGQLIKVHFHLSTSL from the coding sequence ATGAATTCAGTTCCTTTCTCCATTGGAACATACATTCCAACAAAGCACAACACACTCAAATCACTGTGTATCAAAAATTCTCAAACAACAACTAACCCAATTCCACATTTTACCAAACTCAAAGAGACAGTTAGTCCATTGCCTTGTTTGTTCACAAGAAAAGAAGCTCTTACTGCTCTTGGCTTGGGTTTTTCGGCAACTTTTCTCGAGTCGAATATTGAAGCAACTGCTGCAGAAGAAGCTATAGCTACGGAATGTGAATTTACAGTTTCTAATTCAGGTCTTGCTTATTGTGATAAAGTTGTTGGTTATGGTCCTGAAGCTGTTAAAGGACAATTGATCAAGgttcattttcatctttcaacttctctttga